A genome region from Anastrepha obliqua isolate idAnaObli1 chromosome 4, idAnaObli1_1.0, whole genome shotgun sequence includes the following:
- the LOC129245674 gene encoding putative helicase mov-10-B.1: MLPYCSLYQKHAIRVRTSKSKYPLEFKIKVPPQINLDEVLSAKTDEVVFVPLLSTALSQVKIKYPIDLLEIHPHESIEDRDQVQRHVRTLQEVENKTVYVKIYEEDNSKTKKNGKKIRPPFSLKKPYNIIFRPNRYNFRVQYRALELLNHKKCEYIFPPNNLTKVNVATNSSLSLKIINEQICTNPEQLQAVEQIVAGGNPYAPYIVVGPPGTGKTTTIVEAILQLYIHRPGCRILITTGSNSASDTVALKICEYFEKHPQVEEQQREPRTNESETWNILRVFSNSWIDKIGLKNINPLIKKYANFFEGELVSPAVKVLQKYSIIVATLCTVGRLRTGTIGDWPFTHVFIDEAGAITEAETLVAITSVNTKTCRVILSGDTKQLGPVVMSQIAAELGLKHSLMERLLERDCYAIREDGTYDQTLQTRLRRNYRSHPEILRLFNHLYYKDELIAEVEMDKLLKWDKLKMLGNKKFPIIFEPVYGQLDGSKSSRSSYNKAEVDKVLWIIHKLQNHVDLGKIGVISPYRLQCAKIKQILYHRNLKGIEVGTAELFQGREKPIIIASFVKSFCNLGFVTDPKRLNVILSRAQSLLILIGNPKTLQSDEQFSYLVQECKGMKTFNAKK; the protein is encoded by the exons ATGCTGCCCTACTGTAGTTTATACCAAAAACATGCAATTCGGGTGAGAACATCGAAATCCAAATATCCTCTCGAATTCAAG ATAAAGGTGCCACCGCAGATCAATCTCGATGAGGTGCTTAGTGCCAAAACGGATGAAGTGGTATTTGTACCACTACTGAGCACTGCTTTGTCgcaagttaaaattaaatatcctaTAGATTTACTTGAGATTCATCCACATGAGTCAATTGAAGATCGTGATCAAGTACAGCGTCATGTGAGAACATTGCAGGAGGTTGAAAACAAGAcagtttatgtaaaaatatacgAAGAAGACAATAGtaaaacgaagaaaaatggtaaaaaaataaggccaCCATTCAGTTTGAAAAAGCCctataatataattttccgTCCAAATCGATACAATTTTCGTGTGCAATATCGTGCCTTAGAGTTGTTGaatcataaaaaatgtgaatacaTTTTCCCGCCAAATAATTTGACTAAAGTAAACGTTGCCACAAACTCGAG ccttagtttgaaaattattaatgagCAGATTTGCACAAATCCCGAGCAGTTGCAAGCTGTAGAACAAATTGTGGCTGGTGGAAATCCTTACGCCCCGTACATAGTTGTTGGACCGCCAG GCACTGGCAAAACCACGACAATCGTAGAAGCAATTTTGCAGCTTTACATTCACAGGCCTGGATGCCGCATTTTGATTACAACCGGCTCGAATTCAGCTAGCGACACAGTCGCCTTgaaaatttgtgaatatttcgaaaaacatCCACAAGTTGAAGAACAGCAGCGCGAGCCTAGAACAAACGAGTCTGAAACTTGGAATATATTACGCGTCTTTTCAAATTCATGGATTGATAAAATTGggcttaaaaatattaatcctcTGATCAAGaagtatgcaaatttttttgaaggggAACTTGTGTCACCTGCCGTTAAGGTACTTCAGAAATATAGCATAATTGTGGCGACACTTTGCACTGTGGGACGCTTGCGTACCGGCACAATTGGAGATTGGCCCTTTACGCATGTCTTCATAGATGAAGCGGGTGCCATCACGGAAGCGGAAACTTTGGTTGCCATAACTAGCGTTAATACGAAAACTTGTCGTGTGATATTGTCGGGAGACACAAAGCAATTGGGACCGGTGGTCATGTCACAAATTGCCGCTGAACTCGGCCTTAAACACTCCCTAATGGAACGTTTACTCGAACGCGATTGTTATGCGATCAGAGAGGATGGCACCTATGATCAAACTTTACAGACACGTTTGCGTCGAAACTATCGATCGCATCCGGAAATTTTACGGCTGTTTAATCATTTGTACTACAAAGACGAATTGATTGCAGAAGTGGAAATGG ATAAGCTATTGAAATGGGATAAACTAAAAATGCTCGGCAATAAAAAGTTTCCCATCATTTTCGAGCCTGTATATGGCCAGCTAGACGGCTCAAAATCATCACGAAGCTCTTACAATAAAGCAGAAGTCGACAAAGTCCTCTGGATTATCCACAAATTGCAAAACCATGTGGATCTTGGGAAAATAGGGGTTATTTCACCTTACAGACTTCAATgcgcaaaaataaaacaaatattgtatCATCGAAATTTGAAAGGCATCGAAGTTGGTACAGCCGAGCTATTTCAAGGTCGTGAAAAGCCAATTATTATAGCTTCGTTCGTGAAGTCATTTTGTAATTTGGGCTTTGTAACGGATCCGAAG CGCTTGAATGTCATACTGTCGCGAGCACAGTCGTTGCTTATACTCATTGGAAATCCGAAAACTTTGCAAAGTGATGAGCAGTTTAGCTACCTCGTACAGGAATGCAAGGGCATGAAAACGTTCAACGCAAAGAAGTAG